A genomic stretch from Solanum stenotomum isolate F172 chromosome 8, ASM1918654v1, whole genome shotgun sequence includes:
- the LOC125873551 gene encoding uncharacterized protein LOC125873551: MAKIELEGAGDGQVRAQAVEIHPGVTKIVARKGNGDGDEDEQLNVDTWRYRLPASTMPELATAVFVDGELIVTAPKDDHGHGEFDNGSRGVWRDADQLVLVQ; the protein is encoded by the coding sequence ATGGCGAAAATCGAACTAGAAGGAGCTGGGGATGGACAAGTGAGGGCACAGGCAGTAGAGATTCATCCTGGGGTAACGAAGATCGTTGCGAGGAAGGGAAATGGAGACGGTGATGAGGATGAACAATTGAATGTGGATACATGGAGGTACAGGTTGCCTGCTTCGACTATGCCAGAACTGGCCACAGCGGTATTTGTGGACGGAGAGCTTATTGTGACGGCGCCCAAGGATGACCATGGCCATGGAGAGTTTGATAATGGATCTAGAGGTGTTTGGAGAGACGCTGACCAACTTGTTCTTGTACAATAG
- the LOC125873553 gene encoding uncharacterized protein LOC125873553, producing the protein MSGKEEVGESLALVVYNGSASRINETGLQLYPVSEYDSGEGLPYAPVDWPNVGDKWGWRTGKRATNSGTFKDRYLYLPERFQAPKDGKKNAFRSKTSVKKYVQSEYPGMDIDQFFASFSWMIPSKQSPNSKDIGFDSDTKERTTSSGTKMQPLLSDSPFGAITCKAGNQICSSLTAENPLTGTRFCDLCCSEPGFCGDCCCILCRKLITLDYDGYSYIRCEATVVDGHICGHVSHLECALRAYMAGKVGGSINLDAEYLCRYCDSRTDLVPHALKLLNICTSVASYADIEKFLNVGICILRGSQKSSAKELLHRIELINAKLMKGVSIQDAFKKEICVDSTGNFSALS; encoded by the exons ATGTCAGGCAAGGAGGAGGTTGGGGAGAGTCTAGCACTTGTTGTATATAATGGAAGTGCATCTAGAATCAATGAAACTGGGCTTCAACTTTATCCAGTTTCTGAGTATGACTCTGGTGAAGGTTTACCATATGCGCCTGTGGATTGGCCAAATGTTGGTGATAAGTGGGGCTGGAGGACAGGGAAAAGAGCTACAAATTCAGGCACCTTCAAAGATAGATATTTGTATCTTCCGGAGCGTTTTCAGGCACCGAAAGATGGAAAGAAAAATGCTTTCCGAAGTAAGACTTCAGTTAAAAAGTACGTCCAATCTGAGTATCCTGGTATGGATATCGACCAATTCTTTGCCTCATTCAGTTGGATGATTCCTTCAAAGCAGTCGCCAAACTCAAAAG aTATTGGTTTTGACTCAGATACAAAAGAGAGGACTACATCTTCAGGGACAAAAATGCAGCCTTTACTGTCTGATTCTCCTTTCGGAGCCATTACTTGTAAGGCTGGTAACCAAATCTGTAGCAGTTTAACAGCAGAAAATCCTTTGACGGGCACCAGATTTTGTGATCTCTGTTGCAGTGAGCCTGGTTTTTGCGGAGACTGCTGTTGTATACTTTGCCGTAAGCTTATCACTTTGGACTATGATGGGTACAGTTACATCCGATGTGAAGCTACAGTAGTTGATGGCCACATATGTGGACATGTTTCCCATCTAGAGTGTGCTCTACGAGCTTACATGGCTGGGAAGGTCGGAGGAAGCATCAATTTGGATGCAGAGTATCTCTGTCGATATTGTGATTCAAGGACGGATTTGGTTCCACATGCTTTGAAGCTTTTAAACATTTGCACATCTGTTGCTTCTTATGCTGACATCGAAAAGTTTTTGAATGTTGGCATTTGTATTTTGCGTGGCTCACAAAAAAGTAGTGCAAAAGAGTTGTTGCATCGTATTGAATTAATCAATGCAAAG CTTATGAAAGGAGTCAGCATTCAAGATGCATTCAAAAAGGAAATCTGTGTGGATAGCACTGGTAACTTCTCTGCCTTGTCATAG